One Capsicum annuum cultivar UCD-10X-F1 chromosome 2, UCD10Xv1.1, whole genome shotgun sequence genomic window carries:
- the LOC107860850 gene encoding uncharacterized protein LOC107860850 encodes MAESDEKPNQLEESKKEEAAPAAGDGESQELESLEKMVMEELNTDKDKEAIDKAKTAVASLAHGFAQSARGLASKVETWSSVLQKQTSDGTETLPTSDKYVGESSASDANTDNANNHEQASTTTDEKQPLVGMTSWLNCCGLLEVLAKPSDK; translated from the exons ATGGCTGAATCTGATGAGAAACCCAACCAATTAGAGGAAAGCAAGAAGGAGGAGGCTGCTCCAGCTGCGGGTGATGGAGAGAGTCAAGAATTGGAGAGCCTAGAAAAAATGGTGATGGAAGAGCTTAACACTGACAAAGATAAAGAGGCCATTGACAAAGCCAAGACTGCCGTTGCATCTTTGGCTCATGGATTCGCTCAATCTGCAAGGGGTTTGGCCAGTAAAGTAGAGACATGGTCCTCTGTACTACAGAAGCAAACGTCAGATGGGACTGAGACATTGCCTACGTCAGACAAATATGTTGGGGAGTCATCAGCATCAGACGCAAACACAGATAATGCTAACAATCACGAACAAGCATCTACTACCACGGATGAGAAACAG CCACTTGTTGGAATGACTTCATGGTTGAACTGCTGTGGTTTACTTGAAGTTCTTGCAAAACCATCGGATAAATAA